One segment of Brassica napus cultivar Da-Ae chromosome C3, Da-Ae, whole genome shotgun sequence DNA contains the following:
- the LOC106386814 gene encoding small polypeptide DEVIL 19-like gives MAEFKRKFNKGHAFTSKCVSLVKEQRARLYILRRCATMLCCWYIHGDE, from the coding sequence ATGGCAGAATTCAAGAGAAAGTTCAACAAAGGTCATGCTTTTACAAGCAAATGTGTTTCCTTGGTGAAGGAACAACGAGCTCGTCTCTATATTCTCCGCCGTTGCGCTACCATGCTTTGCTGCTGGTACATCCACGGCGATGAATAG